Proteins from a genomic interval of Oncorhynchus clarkii lewisi isolate Uvic-CL-2024 chromosome 13, UVic_Ocla_1.0, whole genome shotgun sequence:
- the LOC139364983 gene encoding interferon-induced 35 kDa protein homolog isoform X3 yields the protein MCDEDFPLMTDTQGSQNTLDGILHAISKCKVQHNQLLKEQQDLSRARDDQEDLANQFRQRVVKLRISLEEDDNNQARDVDSERVSTAAVPEKKVVFTGETGDGANTLNFNVKPHIVYPMEEGTALITFEDEEVAQKILSLREHKVDLCGDCAITLEAKLVQLLVPCQVEMDTEVCSRRILVSNLPKKAGEDRLLDKLEIHFAKSKNGGGEVEESDMLHDSGNVVITFTENNIAKGLTGKLYHDVEFEKGRKHSVKVTPFLNGEITSFQTRLSACGRTVLLTGIPAVMEQENLQDLLEIHFQKTSNGGGEVDAFLYNPLGQHTLALFEEDCPTEDQSQ from the exons ATGTGTGATGAG GATTTTCCCTTAATGACAGACACCCAGGGATCACAAAACACCTTGGATGGAATCCTACATGCTATCAGCAAATGCAAG GTTCAACACAATCAGTTGCTGAAGGAGCAGCAGGACCTGTCCAGAGCCAGGGATGACCAGGAGGACCTTGCTAATCAGTTCAGACAACGCGTAGTCAAACTGAGGATATCTCTGGAAGAGGATGACAACAACCAAGCCAGGGATGTAGACTCTGAAAGG GTGTCTACTGCTGCAGTGCCTGAAAAGAAGGTTGTGTTCACTGGAGAAACGGGTGATGGCGCAAACACACTCAATTTTAATGTGAAGCCACATATAGTGTATCCAATGGAGGAGGGCACTGCACTGATCACTTTTGAGGATGAGGAAG TGGCCCAGAAGATCCTGAGCCTGAGGGAGCATAAGGTGGATCTATGTGGGGATTGTGCCATCACTCTGGAGGCCAAGCTCGTACAGCTGCTGGTGCCCTGTCAAGTAGAG aTGGACACCGAGGTATGTTCCCGCCGTATCCTGGTTTCCAACCTGCCCAAGAAGGCCGGGGAGGACCGCTTACTTGACAAACTGGAGATCCACTTTGCCAAGAGCAAGAATGGAGGGGGGGAGGTGGAAGAGTCTGACATGCTGCATGATTCTGGCAACGTGGTCATCACTTTTACagaaaacaata TTGCCAAAGGCCTGACTGGCAAGCTGTACCACGATGTGGAGTTTGAAAAAGGGAGGAAGCACAGTGTGAAGGTGACTCCATTTCTGAACGGAGAGATCACAAGTTTCCAG ACACGGCTGTCAGCATGTGGGCGTACTGTGCTGCTGACTGGCATTCCTGCCGTCATGGAGCAGGAGAACCTGCAGGACCTGCTAGAGATCCACTTCCAGAAGACCAGTAACGGTGGGGGAGAGGTGGACGCCTTCCTCTACAACCCCCTGGGGCAGCACACCCTGGCCCTGTTCGAGGAGGACTGTCCCACTGAAGACCAGAGCCAGTGA
- the LOC139424025 gene encoding large ribosomal subunit protein eL27 — protein MGKFMKPGKVVMVLAGRYAGRKAVIVKNIDDGTSDRPYSHALVSGIDRYPRKVTTTMGKKKVAKRSKIKAFVKVYNYNHLMPTRYSVDIPLDKTVVNKDVFRDPALKRKARREAKIKFEERYKTGKNKWFFQKLRF, from the exons ATGGGCAAGTTCATGAAACCTGGGAAGGTGGTGATGGTCCTTGCTGGGCGCTACGCTGGTCGTAAAGCTGTTATAGTCAAG AACATTGATGATGGCACCTCAGACCGCCCTTATAGCCACGCACTGGTCTCGGGCATTGACCGCTACCCCCGCAAAGTGACCACAACCATGGGCAAGAAGAAGGTTGCCAAGAGGTCCAAGATCAAGGCCTTCGTAAAGGTGTACAACTACAATCACCTCATGCCAACCAG ATACTCCGTGGACATTCCTCTGGACAAAACTGTCGTCAACAAGGATGTCTTCAGAGACCCTGCCCTGAAACGCAAAGCCAGACGGGAGGCCAAGATTAAGTTTGAGGAGAG GTACAAGACAGGGAAGAACAAATGGTTCTTCCAGAAGCTTAGATTCTAG
- the LOC139364983 gene encoding interferon-induced 35 kDa protein homolog isoform X2, whose translation MTDTQGSQNTLDGILHAISKCKVQHNQLLKEQQDLSRARDDQEDLANQFRQRVVKLRISLEEDDNNQARDVDSERKKIAALHDEESRLKREIQRAEEELQLEEESTHHLKQQTDVSTAAVPEKKVVFTGETGDGANTLNFNVKPHIVYPMEEGTALITFEDEEVAQKILSLREHKVDLCGDCAITLEAKLVQLLVPCQVEMDTEVCSRRILVSNLPKKAGEDRLLDKLEIHFAKSKNGGGEVEESDMLHDSGNVVITFTENNIAKGLTGKLYHDVEFEKGRKHSVKVTPFLNGEITSFQTRLSACGRTVLLTGIPAVMEQENLQDLLEIHFQKTSNGGGEVDAFLYNPLGQHTLALFEEDCPTEDQSQ comes from the exons ATGACAGACACCCAGGGATCACAAAACACCTTGGATGGAATCCTACATGCTATCAGCAAATGCAAG GTTCAACACAATCAGTTGCTGAAGGAGCAGCAGGACCTGTCCAGAGCCAGGGATGACCAGGAGGACCTTGCTAATCAGTTCAGACAACGCGTAGTCAAACTGAGGATATCTCTGGAAGAGGATGACAACAACCAAGCCAGGGATGTAGACTCTGAAAGG AAGAAGATAGCTGCCCTGCATGATGAGGAGAGTAGACTGAAGAGGGAGATCCAGAGAGCAGAGGAAGAACTGCAGCTTGAGGAGGAGAGCACCCACCACCTCAAGCAGCAGACTGAT GTGTCTACTGCTGCAGTGCCTGAAAAGAAGGTTGTGTTCACTGGAGAAACGGGTGATGGCGCAAACACACTCAATTTTAATGTGAAGCCACATATAGTGTATCCAATGGAGGAGGGCACTGCACTGATCACTTTTGAGGATGAGGAAG TGGCCCAGAAGATCCTGAGCCTGAGGGAGCATAAGGTGGATCTATGTGGGGATTGTGCCATCACTCTGGAGGCCAAGCTCGTACAGCTGCTGGTGCCCTGTCAAGTAGAG aTGGACACCGAGGTATGTTCCCGCCGTATCCTGGTTTCCAACCTGCCCAAGAAGGCCGGGGAGGACCGCTTACTTGACAAACTGGAGATCCACTTTGCCAAGAGCAAGAATGGAGGGGGGGAGGTGGAAGAGTCTGACATGCTGCATGATTCTGGCAACGTGGTCATCACTTTTACagaaaacaata TTGCCAAAGGCCTGACTGGCAAGCTGTACCACGATGTGGAGTTTGAAAAAGGGAGGAAGCACAGTGTGAAGGTGACTCCATTTCTGAACGGAGAGATCACAAGTTTCCAG ACACGGCTGTCAGCATGTGGGCGTACTGTGCTGCTGACTGGCATTCCTGCCGTCATGGAGCAGGAGAACCTGCAGGACCTGCTAGAGATCCACTTCCAGAAGACCAGTAACGGTGGGGGAGAGGTGGACGCCTTCCTCTACAACCCCCTGGGGCAGCACACCCTGGCCCTGTTCGAGGAGGACTGTCCCACTGAAGACCAGAGCCAGTGA
- the LOC139364978 gene encoding RUN domain-containing protein 1-like isoform X3, with amino-acid sequence MSTEELSTSDSEAAFAGAGERWAPVGAVASPEDESGKGNAVEPRRKGSAASGETEMAARLRKLEDEQGLLNSSLLALTSHFAQVQFRLKQIVHAPTDEKERMLVELEEFAFKGCPHVVGCRPQDTQQLENASEREKRERLEVQREKQKELIVQLKTQLDDLERYAYQEGSYDSLPQSVVMERQKVIIDELIKKLDVNFNEDIGNLTPEELRQRVDAAIAQIVNPARVKEQLVDQLKTQIRDLEMFINFIQDEVGNPLLSDGEPSQQPRTAGPNTRAPGGRKKMDPEQAQKMRQTGLQLIQRALAVLQIFAVSQFGCAAGHVPQSMWSQGEVGQDYGPLLQRLEGAVDRVRVQASCRQPSVDHVVSYNSSLSLGSRDELTASVRKELAMALRDLLAHGLYSPSQGMSLVLAPISCLLPYRPGPSTIHPWELFVKYYHSKNGKAFVESPARQLSQSFSLPVAGNPVTVTPKQSLLWAIHSVLLEHDRYKRGADSEFKALVCMALNEQRLVSWLNLLCKSGALVHPHYQHWSYMAQTGFEGALRILGRISHLKFNLPVDLAVRQLKNIKDAF; translated from the exons ATGTCGACAGAGGAACTGTCAACCTCGGACAGCGAAGCTGCCTTTGCTGGGGCTGGCGAGCGATGGGCGCCCGTCGGCGCTGTAGCCAGTCCGGAGGATGAGAGCGGGAAGGGAAACGCGGTCGAGCCGAGGAGGAAAGGCTCAGCTGCGTCTGGTGAGACGGAGATGGCCGCAAGATTGAGGAAATTGGAGGACGAACAGGGCCTGCTGAATTCCTCGCTCCTCGCTTTGACATCTCATTTTGCACAAGTGCAGTTCCGCTTGAAGCAGATAGTTCACGCTCCGactgatgagaaggagaggatgCTGGTAGAACTCGAGGAGTTTGCCTTCAAAGGCTGTCCTCACGTTGTGGGATGCAGGCCACAGGACACTCAACAGCTCGAAAACGCG agtgagagggagaagagggagcgTCTGGAGGTCCAGAGGGAGAAGCAGAAGGAGCTCATCGTCCAGCTGAAGACCCAGTTGGATGACCTGGAGCGCTATGCCTACCAGGAGGGCAGCTACGACTCCCTGCCCCAGTCTGTGGTCATGGAGAGACAGAAG GTAATCATTGACGAGTTGATCAAGAAGCTGGATGTGAACTTCAATGAGGACATAGGGAACCTGACGCCTGAGGAGCTAAGACAGAGAGTGGACGCTGCCATCGCTCAAATAGTCAACCCAGCCAGGGTCAAGGAGCAGCTGGTGGACCAGCTCAAGACCCAGATCAGGGACCTAGAGATGTTCATCAACTTCATCCAGG ATGAGGTAGGGAACCCTCTTCTGTCTGATGGTGAACCCAGCCAGCAGCCGAGGACAGCAGGGCCCAACACCAGAGCccctggagggaggaagaaaa TGGACCCAGAGCAggcccagaagatgaggcagacaggCTTGCAGCTGATCCAGCGGGCCCTGGCTGTGCTGCAGATCTTTGCAGTGAGCCAGTTTGGCTGTGCGGCTGGCCACGTTCCCCAGAGCATGTGGTCGCAGGGGGAAGTGGGCCAGGACTACGGCCCTCTGCTGCAGCGTCTGGAGGGGGCTGTAGACCGGGTTCGAGTGCAGGCCTCGTGCAGACAGCCCTCAGTAGATCATGTGGTCAGCTACAACAGCAGCTTGTCCTTGGGATCCCGTGATGAGCTCACTGCCTCAGTGAGGAAGGAGCTGGCCATGGCTCTGAGAGACCTGCTAGCCCATGGTCTCTACTCCCCCTCCCAGGGCATGAGCCTGGTGCTGGCCCCCATCTCCTGCCTGCTGCCCTACAGACCTGGCCCATCGACCATCCACCCCTGGGAGCTCTTTGTCAAGTACTACCACTCCAAAAATGGCAAGGCCTTCGTGGAGTCGCCTGCCCGCCAACTCTCGCAGTCCTTCAGCCTACCTGTTGCGGGCAATCCGGTCACTGTCACACCCAAGCAGTCTCTGCTCTGGGCCATTCACTCAGTGTTGCTGGAGCACGATCGCTACAAGCGAGGAGCAGACTCAGAGTTCAAGGCTCTGGTATGCATGGCTCTGAATGAGCAGAGGCTCGTGTCATGGCTTAACCTGCTGTGCAAGTCAGGGGCCTTGGTGCACCCGCACTACCAGCACTGGAGCTACATGGCCCAGACAGGCTTCGAGGGAGCCCTGCGCATCCTGGGACGTATCAGCCACCTCAAGTTTAACCTGCCGGTGGACCTGGCTGTGAGGCAGCTCAAGAACATCAAGGATGCCTTCTGA
- the LOC139364983 gene encoding interferon-induced 35 kDa protein homolog isoform X1, translating to MCDEDFPLMTDTQGSQNTLDGILHAISKCKVQHNQLLKEQQDLSRARDDQEDLANQFRQRVVKLRISLEEDDNNQARDVDSERKKIAALHDEESRLKREIQRAEEELQLEEESTHHLKQQTDVSTAAVPEKKVVFTGETGDGANTLNFNVKPHIVYPMEEGTALITFEDEEVAQKILSLREHKVDLCGDCAITLEAKLVQLLVPCQVEMDTEVCSRRILVSNLPKKAGEDRLLDKLEIHFAKSKNGGGEVEESDMLHDSGNVVITFTENNIAKGLTGKLYHDVEFEKGRKHSVKVTPFLNGEITSFQTRLSACGRTVLLTGIPAVMEQENLQDLLEIHFQKTSNGGGEVDAFLYNPLGQHTLALFEEDCPTEDQSQ from the exons ATGTGTGATGAG GATTTTCCCTTAATGACAGACACCCAGGGATCACAAAACACCTTGGATGGAATCCTACATGCTATCAGCAAATGCAAG GTTCAACACAATCAGTTGCTGAAGGAGCAGCAGGACCTGTCCAGAGCCAGGGATGACCAGGAGGACCTTGCTAATCAGTTCAGACAACGCGTAGTCAAACTGAGGATATCTCTGGAAGAGGATGACAACAACCAAGCCAGGGATGTAGACTCTGAAAGG AAGAAGATAGCTGCCCTGCATGATGAGGAGAGTAGACTGAAGAGGGAGATCCAGAGAGCAGAGGAAGAACTGCAGCTTGAGGAGGAGAGCACCCACCACCTCAAGCAGCAGACTGAT GTGTCTACTGCTGCAGTGCCTGAAAAGAAGGTTGTGTTCACTGGAGAAACGGGTGATGGCGCAAACACACTCAATTTTAATGTGAAGCCACATATAGTGTATCCAATGGAGGAGGGCACTGCACTGATCACTTTTGAGGATGAGGAAG TGGCCCAGAAGATCCTGAGCCTGAGGGAGCATAAGGTGGATCTATGTGGGGATTGTGCCATCACTCTGGAGGCCAAGCTCGTACAGCTGCTGGTGCCCTGTCAAGTAGAG aTGGACACCGAGGTATGTTCCCGCCGTATCCTGGTTTCCAACCTGCCCAAGAAGGCCGGGGAGGACCGCTTACTTGACAAACTGGAGATCCACTTTGCCAAGAGCAAGAATGGAGGGGGGGAGGTGGAAGAGTCTGACATGCTGCATGATTCTGGCAACGTGGTCATCACTTTTACagaaaacaata TTGCCAAAGGCCTGACTGGCAAGCTGTACCACGATGTGGAGTTTGAAAAAGGGAGGAAGCACAGTGTGAAGGTGACTCCATTTCTGAACGGAGAGATCACAAGTTTCCAG ACACGGCTGTCAGCATGTGGGCGTACTGTGCTGCTGACTGGCATTCCTGCCGTCATGGAGCAGGAGAACCTGCAGGACCTGCTAGAGATCCACTTCCAGAAGACCAGTAACGGTGGGGGAGAGGTGGACGCCTTCCTCTACAACCCCCTGGGGCAGCACACCCTGGCCCTGTTCGAGGAGGACTGTCCCACTGAAGACCAGAGCCAGTGA